A part of Candidatus Zixiibacteriota bacterium genomic DNA contains:
- a CDS encoding ester cyclase, whose product MSMRKQLEQVAIEWMRELWTAGNTSAVDRLHAADFVDHSAAGRDTSNNGFKEGIRKFFTAFPDFHPTDDHLVIDAEQSEVTIRWTAEGTHQGEFLGVAPTGKRITFRGIEILRIVDGIITERWGEWDGFDLLDQLHAPTSEDKQ is encoded by the coding sequence ATGAGTATGCGCAAACAATTGGAGCAAGTAGCCATCGAATGGATGCGGGAATTGTGGACAGCGGGTAATACATCTGCAGTTGATCGCCTTCATGCGGCTGACTTCGTTGATCACAGTGCTGCCGGACGAGATACTTCCAACAATGGATTCAAGGAAGGGATCAGGAAGTTTTTTACTGCTTTTCCGGATTTCCATCCGACCGACGATCATCTGGTCATTGATGCCGAGCAAAGTGAGGTAACGATACGCTGGACGGCGGAAGGGACGCATCAGGGAGAATTTCTGGGTGTGGCTCCGACAGGTAAACGGATTACGTTTCGTGGAATTGAGATTTTGCGAATTGTCGATGGGATAATCACCGAACGATGGGGAGAATGGGATGGATTTGATTTACTGGACCAGTTGCATGCTCCCACCTCTGAGGACAAACAGTGA
- a CDS encoding GNAT family acetyltransferase gives MNTNISALAVRPYELSDEEAVVALWNVAFPDPAPHNDPQTAIARKQEIQRELFFVATIEERLVGTALAGYDGHRGWVYSVAVDPECRRRGIGAMLMTRVESELACIGCPKLNLQVLASNSEVVAFYHRLGYHVEERVSMGKLLTGKTDR, from the coding sequence GTGAATACCAATATCTCCGCTCTGGCGGTACGGCCGTATGAGTTGTCTGATGAGGAGGCTGTAGTCGCGCTGTGGAATGTGGCATTCCCCGACCCGGCTCCTCACAACGACCCACAAACAGCAATTGCTCGTAAGCAGGAAATACAGCGAGAGCTGTTCTTTGTAGCAACCATTGAGGAACGCTTAGTGGGGACGGCCTTGGCCGGATACGACGGCCATCGAGGATGGGTATATTCGGTTGCGGTCGATCCCGAGTGTCGTCGCAGGGGGATTGGGGCGATGCTGATGACCCGTGTCGAGAGTGAGTTGGCTTGTATCGGATGCCCGAAACTCAACCTTCAGGTCCTGGCATCCAACAGCGAGGTAGTAGCGTTCTATCACCGACTTGGCTACCACGTCGAGGAACGGGTGAGCATGGGGAAGCTCCTGACTGGGAAAACGGACAGATAA